In a genomic window of Hyphomonas sp.:
- a CDS encoding DUF2267 domain-containing protein: MSRASVSQFDESLHLTNVWLKDITDQLGWTDRRAAYSALRAALHALRDRLTVEEGAHLSAQLPLILKGVFYDGWKPSRCGGNIRSVREFLAPVTAIFGADPEKDEDAIARAVFATLRKHVSAGEFDHVLHALPEPLRPLFEPA, encoded by the coding sequence ATGAGCCGAGCGAGTGTGAGCCAATTCGACGAAAGCCTTCATCTGACCAATGTCTGGCTGAAGGATATCACGGACCAACTCGGATGGACGGACCGGCGCGCGGCCTACAGCGCCTTGCGCGCAGCCTTGCACGCATTGCGCGACAGGCTGACCGTGGAAGAGGGTGCGCATTTGTCGGCGCAACTACCCCTGATCCTGAAAGGCGTATTCTACGATGGCTGGAAGCCCTCCAGATGCGGAGGGAACATACGGTCAGTCCGGGAGTTTCTGGCGCCGGTCACTGCCATATTCGGCGCCGATCCGGAAAAGGATGAAGACGCCATCGCCCGCGCCGTTTTCGCGACCTTGAGAAAGCATGTCTCGGCCGGTGAGTTTGACCATGTCCTTCATGCCTTGCCGGAACCGTTGCGCCCCTTGTTTGAGCCTGCTTGA
- a CDS encoding BON domain-containing protein, translating to MDDLTLRDFVEDELEWEPRIDAASIGVAVEDGVVTLMGHVSSFAEKLAAEDAVKRVKGVRGIAQEIEVRLTGRPKTDDDEIASKAADVLDWDVSLPDNEIQVRVQNGWVTLSGEVDWNYQRDAAKWRVSSLPGVRGVSNAISVRKRASPSDIKARIEKALVRHARTEASGIRVSVVDGNVVLDGVVEDWHDREVAEQAAWAAPGVVSVEDRLRLG from the coding sequence ATGGACGATCTGACTCTCAGGGACTTTGTGGAAGATGAACTGGAATGGGAGCCGCGGATTGACGCAGCCAGTATTGGTGTGGCGGTTGAGGACGGCGTGGTGACGCTGATGGGACACGTCTCATCCTTTGCGGAGAAACTGGCCGCCGAGGACGCCGTCAAGCGCGTCAAGGGTGTTCGGGGCATTGCCCAGGAGATCGAGGTACGCCTGACAGGCCGGCCGAAGACGGATGATGATGAAATCGCCAGCAAGGCGGCCGATGTGCTCGACTGGGATGTCTCCTTGCCTGACAACGAGATTCAGGTACGCGTGCAAAATGGCTGGGTTACGCTCTCCGGAGAAGTCGACTGGAACTATCAACGGGACGCTGCAAAGTGGCGGGTGTCCAGCCTGCCGGGTGTTCGAGGTGTGTCAAACGCGATCAGCGTCAGGAAGCGGGCCTCGCCGTCCGACATCAAGGCACGGATCGAAAAGGCTCTTGTCCGGCACGCGAGAACCGAAGCGAGCGGCATTCGTGTGTCCGTAGTCGACGGCAATGTGGTGCTGGATGGTGTCGTGGAGGACTGGCATGATCGGGAAGTCGCCGAACAGGCCGCATGGGCCGCGCCGGGAGTTGTCTCCGTAGAGGACAGGCTTCGTCTGGGGTAG
- a CDS encoding EAL domain-containing protein: MRKKFTITEPSAGAGANDQAVVAIAAPDRLQHSIILYSSLTVLVIMFAVIVSLVVAGQYNLNLGTIIDSLTVAALCSAAYLASKRRQLLLQGLLLCISVPANLLAMLLMDDQGIFLALQLLSITPIIWGLFTTPLMSILYTGCVVTFINWYVGPAARLDVIVNGANDTFLTGVSLSLIAVGCGIAAVLPKHFGRQVYDALKRRVQRENLNLNRSMAYAELSSDWHLEVDEAGKIIHFFGKGDATGRHWRDVLIGWDAEETALNQTIMERQPFSKVKAILRLGGEQYRVEFSGRPQFNKHGVFRGYIGIAHDISVREEFEQRLRQQATTDLLTGLENRHAFNALIESLKDGVDPEAVSVFYLDLDKFKELNDRHGHGGGDAALVALGQRLTRLAIEEPGLRIFRIGGDEFCCILLRSASLKEVSGLARRIKNLASEPISYDGRLIDLTTSVGASTGERGEGIEYILELADAAVYDAKSQGGDACIVPEPHIRERLERRVSIHRDLMSAIARGEIGLHYQPIMRVSDCSLVGVEALARWTHPKYGAIDPAEFIEIAEASRHIIAFGEYVMRQACTDMLAWMTEFGQTVRLSVNVSPNELLSHGFVASVTRILEETHFPPNLLEIEITERGVLRNLDTSCEVIEAIRDLGVTIALDDFGTGNSSLSRLENLPVDRVKLDRSFFVRAEHSDRARQVLGILSGMSRVLDINVIAEGVETEEQFRFVNLAGFGEVQGYLFGRPAPISQLGEDLAAKVRAEIPA, translated from the coding sequence ATGCGCAAAAAATTCACGATAACCGAGCCGTCCGCAGGGGCTGGCGCGAACGATCAGGCTGTCGTCGCGATTGCGGCGCCGGACAGGCTGCAGCATTCGATCATCCTGTACTCGTCGCTGACGGTGCTCGTAATCATGTTCGCTGTCATCGTCAGTCTCGTTGTGGCTGGGCAATACAATCTCAATCTCGGCACGATCATTGACAGTCTGACTGTAGCGGCTCTCTGCAGTGCAGCCTATCTGGCCAGCAAGCGTCGGCAGTTGCTCCTCCAGGGCCTGCTGCTGTGCATCAGCGTGCCGGCCAATCTGCTGGCCATGCTGTTGATGGATGATCAGGGGATTTTTCTGGCGCTGCAATTGTTGAGTATCACGCCGATCATCTGGGGTCTCTTTACGACGCCTCTGATGAGCATTCTGTATACAGGCTGTGTGGTTACATTCATCAACTGGTATGTCGGTCCGGCGGCGCGTCTGGACGTCATCGTGAATGGTGCGAATGACACATTCCTGACAGGCGTCTCGCTCAGCCTGATTGCCGTCGGATGCGGAATTGCGGCTGTATTGCCGAAGCATTTCGGGCGTCAGGTCTATGACGCGCTCAAACGCCGGGTCCAGCGGGAGAATCTGAATCTGAACCGCTCGATGGCCTATGCCGAGCTTTCATCGGACTGGCATCTGGAAGTCGATGAAGCCGGGAAGATCATCCACTTTTTCGGCAAGGGGGACGCGACCGGGCGGCACTGGCGCGATGTCCTCATCGGATGGGACGCGGAAGAAACGGCCTTGAACCAGACGATCATGGAGCGCCAACCCTTTTCGAAGGTAAAGGCCATTCTGCGCCTCGGGGGGGAACAGTACCGGGTCGAGTTCAGCGGGCGTCCGCAATTCAACAAGCACGGTGTCTTCCGCGGATATATTGGCATCGCCCACGATATCAGCGTGCGCGAGGAATTCGAGCAGAGGCTGAGACAGCAGGCCACGACCGACCTGCTGACAGGTCTGGAAAACCGCCACGCCTTCAACGCCTTGATCGAATCCCTCAAGGACGGTGTCGATCCCGAGGCTGTCAGCGTGTTCTATCTTGATCTCGACAAGTTCAAGGAGCTGAACGACCGCCATGGTCATGGAGGTGGCGACGCCGCGCTTGTGGCGCTCGGCCAGCGCCTGACCCGGCTTGCGATCGAGGAGCCGGGGCTGCGCATCTTCCGCATCGGCGGGGACGAGTTCTGTTGCATCCTCCTGCGCAGTGCGAGCCTAAAGGAAGTGTCTGGCCTCGCCCGCAGAATCAAGAACCTGGCGTCCGAACCCATTTCCTATGACGGCCGCCTGATTGATCTGACCACGTCGGTCGGGGCATCTACGGGCGAGCGGGGAGAGGGCATCGAATACATCCTCGAGCTTGCCGACGCCGCTGTTTATGATGCGAAGTCCCAGGGCGGCGATGCCTGCATTGTTCCGGAACCGCATATCCGGGAGCGGCTGGAACGCCGCGTGTCGATCCATCGCGACCTCATGTCCGCCATCGCGCGCGGCGAGATCGGCCTGCACTATCAGCCCATCATGCGTGTGTCGGACTGTTCGCTTGTCGGAGTTGAGGCGCTGGCGCGCTGGACCCATCCGAAATATGGGGCCATCGATCCGGCCGAGTTCATCGAGATCGCGGAGGCCAGCCGGCACATCATCGCTTTTGGCGAATATGTCATGCGGCAGGCCTGCACCGACATGCTGGCCTGGATGACGGAGTTCGGACAGACCGTCCGCCTGAGTGTCAATGTGTCGCCGAACGAACTCCTGTCGCATGGGTTCGTGGCGTCGGTGACCCGTATTCTTGAAGAGACGCACTTTCCGCCAAATCTCCTGGAGATCGAAATCACCGAGCGCGGCGTCCTGCGCAATCTGGACACATCCTGTGAAGTCATCGAAGCCATTCGGGATCTGGGGGTGACCATCGCACTGGACGATTTCGGCACCGGCAATTCTTCGCTCAGCCGTCTCGAGAATTTGCCGGTGGACCGGGTAAAACTCGACCGGTCCTTCTTTGTGCGTGCCGAGCACAGCGATCGCGCGCGCCAGGTCCTGGGAATTCTGTCCGGAATGAGCCGTGTGCTCGATATCAATGTGATTGCCGAAGGCGTCGAAACCGAAGAACAGTTCCGCTTTGTGAACTTGGCCGGGTTCGGTGAAGTGCAGGGCTACCTCTTTGGACGCCCGGCCCCAATCTCGCAACTGGGCGAGGATCTGGCCGCCAAGGTGCGGGCGGAGATTCCGGCCTAG
- a CDS encoding host attachment family protein, with translation MQLATGTYVLVSDGAKALLLQNKGDDGIIDLRVVKALEESTPAAKELSSDRPGRFSTPSGGQAATEQTDWHEVGETRFLAQVAQATLETVTQTSPANLVVAADPKSLGELRRLLIDSGSIKLLAEINKDLAHQSIPQIEEAITGA, from the coding sequence ATGCAACTGGCAACCGGAACCTATGTCTTGGTCAGTGATGGCGCCAAGGCGCTTCTGCTCCAGAACAAGGGCGATGATGGCATCATTGACCTGCGCGTTGTGAAGGCGCTGGAAGAGAGCACGCCGGCCGCGAAGGAGTTGTCGAGTGATCGCCCGGGGCGGTTCAGTACGCCGTCCGGCGGACAGGCTGCCACAGAGCAGACGGACTGGCACGAGGTGGGTGAAACCCGCTTTCTTGCACAGGTCGCACAAGCAACGCTGGAGACCGTAACTCAGACGTCGCCCGCGAACCTCGTTGTGGCGGCGGACCCGAAATCCCTTGGGGAACTCCGCCGTCTACTGATCGATTCCGGCTCAATCAAGCTGCTTGCGGAGATCAACAAGGATCTGGCGCACCAATCCATTCCGCAAATAGAAGAGGCGATTACCGGCGCCTAG